The Elusimicrobiota bacterium DNA window TCTGCGTGGGCATGGCGATGTCCTTCGGCGCGGTCCTCCTCGCCGCCGGGACGCCCGGCCGCCGCTTCATCCTCCCCTACGCCCGCGTCATGATCCACCAGCCGCTCATCTACGGCGGGATCTCCGGACAGGCGACGGACATCACCATCGAGGCCAAGGAGCTCGAGCAGACCAAGGCCCGCCTCGCGAGGATCCTCGCCAAGCACACCGGACAGACCGAGCAGAAGCTGGGCGAGGACATGGAGAGGAACTACTACCTGTCGGCGGCCGAGGCGAAGGAGTACGGCATCGTCGACGAGATCATCCGCGCCGTCAAGTGAGCGCCGAAGCCCTTCCCGAGCGCCCCGCGCGGCTCCCCCTCCTCGTCGTCCGCGACGTCGTCGTCTTCCCGCACATGTCCGTGCCGCTCTCCGTCGGCCGCGAGAAGTCGATCCGCGCGCTCGAGGCGGCGAACTCCGCGACCGGCCGCCTCGTGGCCGTGGCCACCCAGCGGCAGGCCTCCACCGAGGACCCCGGCGTCGCCGACCTCTACGGGACGGCGGCGGTCGCCGAGGTCTCTCAGTTCCTGCGCATGCCCGACGGCACCCTGAAGGTCTTCCTGCAGGGGCTCTGGCGCGCCGAGCTCGTCGACCCCGTCCTCGGCTCCGGCGGCCACTGGGAGACCGCGTTGCGCTACCCGGAGAAGCCCTGCGCGAAGGACCCCGAGGTCGAGGCGCTCATGCGGCGGGTCGTCGGGCTCTACGAGGCCCTCTCCCGACAGACGCGCCGGGCGGCCCCCGAGGCCGCGGCCGCGCTGCGCGCGATCGCCGACCCCTCCCGCCTCGCCGACACGGTCGCGGCGAACGCGGTCGTGAAGCTCGCCGAGCGCCAAGCCCTCCTCGAGCTCCTCGACCCCCGCCGTCGTCTCGAGCGGCTCGTCGAGCTGCTCGAAGCGGAGGCCGAGATCCTCGGCATCGAGAAGCGCATCCACACCCGCGTGCGCTCCCAGATCCAGAAGACGCAGAAGGAGTACTACCTGACGGAGCAGATGAAGGCGATCCAGAAGGAGCTCCGCCAGAAGGACGACTTCCAGAAGGAGATCGACGACCTCCGCGAGCGCGTCGTGAAGGCGCGCATGCCGGCGGCCGCCTGCGAGGCGGCCCTCAAGGAGCTCGGGCGCCTCGAGAAGATGGCGCCCTTCTCCCCGGAGTCCACGGTCTGCCGCACCTATCTCGACTGGCTGACCGGCCTGCCCTGGTCCAAGCGCACGCGCGACAGCCTCGACCTCGAGCGCGCGGCCCGCATCCTCGACGAGGACCACTACGGTCTCGACAAGGCGAAAGAGCGCATCCTCGAGTACCTCGCGGTCTGCCGCCTCACCAAGAAGCTCCAGGGTCCGATCCTCTGCTTCGTCGGCCCGCCCGGCGTGGGCAAGACCTCCATCGGACGCTCCATCGCGCGGGCGGTCGGGCGCCGCTTCGCCCGGCTCGCGCTCGGCGGGGTCCGCGACGAGGCGGAGATCCGCGGGCACCGACGCACCTACATCGGTTCCATGCCGGGACGCATCATCCAGGCCATGCGCAAGGCCAAGAGCCGCAACCCCGTCTTCCTGCTCGACGAGGTCGACAAGATGGGGATGGATTGGCGCGGAGACCCCGCCGCCGCCCTGCTCGAGGTCCTCGACCCGGCCCAGAACTCCACCTTCACCGA harbors:
- a CDS encoding ATP-dependent Clp protease proteolytic subunit, translated to MIIPTILERWNQGSAIGYDIYSRLLKDRIIFVGGEEGAVTTDSANLLIAQMLYLDAEDSEKDINLYINSPGGMVTAGLAVYDTMQYIKSPVTTICVGMAMSFGAVLLAAGTPGRRFILPYARVMIHQPLIYGGISGQATDITIEAKELEQTKARLARILAKHTGQTEQKLGEDMERNYYLSAAEAKEYGIVDEIIRAVK
- the lon gene encoding endopeptidase La, which translates into the protein MSAEALPERPARLPLLVVRDVVVFPHMSVPLSVGREKSIRALEAANSATGRLVAVATQRQASTEDPGVADLYGTAAVAEVSQFLRMPDGTLKVFLQGLWRAELVDPVLGSGGHWETALRYPEKPCAKDPEVEALMRRVVGLYEALSRQTRRAAPEAAAALRAIADPSRLADTVAANAVVKLAERQALLELLDPRRRLERLVELLEAEAEILGIEKRIHTRVRSQIQKTQKEYYLTEQMKAIQKELRQKDDFQKEIDDLRERVVKARMPAAACEAALKELGRLEKMAPFSPESTVCRTYLDWLTGLPWSKRTRDSLDLERAARILDEDHYGLDKAKERILEYLAVCRLTKKLQGPILCFVGPPGVGKTSIGRSIARAVGRRFARLALGGVRDEAEIRGHRRTYIGSMPGRIIQAMRKAKSRNPVFLLDEVDKMGMDWRGDPAAALLEVLDPAQNSTFTDHYLDLEFDLSATMFICTANTLDGIPAALQDRLEIIRFPGYTQKEKILIAKGFLLPKALESHGLKPGQLKVEDGALERMIQEYTREAGVRSLEREIAGLCRKSARRVVEKGASTVVVRAADLPGLLGVPRFPPEDGSHNAVGVSTGLAWTEVGGTLLAIEVLSYPGKGEIVLTGKLGVVMQESAKAALSWVRSVSDRLGVPAAVFKTSGFHVHVPEGAVPKDGPSAGVAIATALASHLTGRAVRAGVAMTGELTLRGRVLPIGGLKEKVLAAHRCGIRTVLYPDQNRKDLEEIPADVREALEMVPVSRIEQVLEAALEPASARPQPLRAPIAGFPAAAPHERPSATA